A window of the Verminephrobacter eiseniae EF01-2 genome harbors these coding sequences:
- the phhA gene encoding phenylalanine 4-monooxygenase, producing the protein MEPVVYGQSTRPPRGDYARAAADYTCPQNTAYSAAEHDRYRRLYQRQSALVQAFACAAFIEALPCLGAQERIPDLQQINERLYPATRWELVAVPGLIPELPFFRLLARRKFPVTDWIRSPGEFDYIVEPDIFHDLFGHVPLLFDPVFADYVQRYGQGGLKAWELGACELLSRLYWYTIEFGLIRQGNGLRAYGAGILSSAGELPYAVQSPQPQRLPLQLARAMRTRYRIDSYQPTYFVIDSFRQLFDMTAADFTPIYEQLRGLPAWAADERVAGT; encoded by the coding sequence ATGGAACCCGTCGTTTATGGCCAATCCACCCGCCCGCCCCGTGGCGACTATGCGCGCGCCGCAGCCGACTACACCTGCCCACAGAACACGGCCTACAGCGCCGCCGAACATGACCGTTACCGGCGCCTGTACCAGCGCCAGTCGGCACTGGTGCAGGCGTTTGCCTGCGCGGCCTTCATCGAGGCCCTGCCCTGCCTGGGCGCGCAAGAGCGCATTCCCGACTTGCAGCAGATCAACGAGCGCCTGTACCCGGCCACGCGCTGGGAACTGGTCGCCGTGCCGGGGCTGATCCCGGAACTGCCCTTCTTTCGCTTGCTGGCCCGGCGCAAGTTCCCGGTCACGGACTGGATCCGCAGCCCCGGGGAGTTCGACTACATCGTCGAGCCCGACATCTTTCACGACCTGTTCGGCCATGTGCCGCTGCTGTTCGATCCGGTGTTTGCCGACTACGTGCAGCGCTACGGCCAGGGCGGCCTCAAAGCCTGGGAACTGGGGGCCTGCGAACTGCTCAGCCGCCTGTACTGGTACACGATCGAATTCGGTCTGATCCGCCAAGGCAATGGGCTGCGGGCCTATGGCGCGGGCATTCTGAGTTCCGCAGGCGAGTTGCCCTACGCCGTGCAAAGCCCCCAGCCCCAGCGCCTGCCGCTGCAACTGGCGCGCGCCATGCGCACACGCTACCGGATCGACAGCTACCAGCCAACCTACTTCGTGATCGACAGCTTCAGGCAGTTGTTCGACATGACCGCCGCCGACTTCACCCCGATCTACGAGCAACTGCGCGGCCTGCCGGCATGGGCCGCCGACGAGCGCGTGGCCGGCACCTGA
- a CDS encoding M29 family metallopeptidase, producing MKTIIIDPARIRAFGKPVETHFIVVTNPSLRDDIIIKNSGSYIGYQTMLLESKIPFVELLANQIPNRAHILVISPDAFFQSPPQDSLGNHRKLLAMACNSTPADVDVINHFLRVLEDTDPEKQQQHANHFFELGENAAFLEFVDERNGTLARFNHLDDSYLWSEQAGTLGDGEQQLAPSGEISVLPLKIQEFDETLRLDFNGTIALNGTPILHNGTPSFLRADQQRLHHALSGISDTALIATVENGVIVDLKAASPTGDSATAILQALFTIDSRYRILWEIGFGINTAHRILPGNHAMNETFGNTDGAIHFGLGLTPYTQYHLDIICPNTVVKTDTGEYLIGKRKSAMERHRAAGCPCIE from the coding sequence ATGAAGACAATAATCATTGATCCGGCTCGTATTCGTGCATTTGGCAAACCAGTCGAAACGCACTTCATCGTTGTGACGAATCCATCGCTCCGGGACGATATCATCATCAAAAATAGTGGCAGTTATATCGGGTACCAAACGATGTTACTCGAATCCAAGATACCTTTTGTTGAACTACTGGCCAACCAGATACCGAATCGGGCGCACATTCTGGTGATTTCACCTGATGCCTTCTTTCAATCTCCGCCCCAAGACTCTCTTGGCAATCACCGCAAGCTGTTGGCCATGGCGTGCAATTCCACTCCGGCAGACGTCGACGTCATCAATCATTTTCTTCGTGTGCTTGAGGATACCGATCCCGAGAAGCAACAGCAACACGCGAACCATTTCTTTGAACTTGGTGAAAACGCCGCTTTTCTTGAATTTGTTGACGAAAGGAACGGTACACTTGCCCGATTCAACCATCTCGATGACAGCTACCTCTGGAGTGAGCAAGCAGGAACTCTCGGCGACGGCGAACAGCAACTCGCACCATCCGGTGAAATCAGTGTATTGCCTCTAAAAATCCAGGAGTTCGACGAGACTCTGCGCCTCGACTTCAACGGCACGATTGCTCTGAACGGCACACCCATCCTGCACAACGGCACACCGAGCTTTTTACGTGCCGACCAACAGCGCCTTCATCACGCCCTCAGTGGCATCTCTGATACTGCCTTGATAGCAACAGTGGAAAACGGCGTGATCGTCGACCTGAAGGCGGCTTCGCCCACCGGAGATTCCGCAACTGCGATCTTGCAAGCGCTCTTCACCATCGACTCCAGATACCGAATTCTCTGGGAAATTGGCTTCGGCATCAACACCGCGCATCGTATCCTCCCTGGTAACCATGCAATGAACGAAACGTTTGGAAATACTGACGGTGCTATTCACTTTGGCTTGGGACTGACACCATATACCCAATACCATCTCGACATCATCTGCCCCAATACTGTCGTCAAAACCGACACCGGAGAATATCTGATCGGCAAGCGCAAGAGTGCGATGGAGCGTCATCGCGCCGCAGGATGTCCGTGTATCGAGTGA
- a CDS encoding MFS transporter: MGYAHTSSTTFVAGSTGFRRAQWRMLFAAMLCYLFFYTGRQTFGFAIPGIQKEFGLSKEMLGWVSSAMLWAYAIGQAINGNLADKYGGRRIMSSGAILSCCANWVVSFSGGFASLIFPWAVNGYFQALEWASGSRLLANWWSVGERGKVYGFYVFAAGCASILSYVTSIVVLDVFHLDWRWIFRIPVLLMLAGGIFFYLVARERPEDMDFKPLDTGVANEDDKGNAILDDQTESSWTRYQAVLKNWRLDIAALALGFQNAARYGLIVWVPVHFFGSNWAKAPDAFINPKWISVALPVGMAIGALSNGWISDKLFGSKRYKAIMLYMVLGAATSMWMFTIPGHSIIGVAALFLCGFFVYGPASSFWALCPDLVGSRRAGTATGIMNFSSYLFAGLAEPLIGRILDTSGNTALVFPIVAVICAISALVALFIRR, from the coding sequence ATGGGCTATGCACATACGTCGTCAACCACGTTCGTGGCGGGCAGCACAGGCTTTCGTCGGGCGCAATGGCGCATGCTGTTTGCGGCGATGCTTTGCTATCTGTTCTTTTACACCGGCAGACAGACTTTTGGCTTCGCGATTCCCGGTATCCAGAAAGAGTTTGGACTCTCCAAGGAAATGTTGGGCTGGGTCTCCAGCGCCATGCTGTGGGCTTATGCCATTGGCCAGGCCATCAACGGCAATCTGGCAGACAAATACGGCGGTCGACGGATCATGAGTTCAGGCGCAATCCTTTCCTGTTGCGCCAATTGGGTGGTCAGCTTTTCAGGCGGCTTTGCGAGCCTCATTTTTCCATGGGCAGTCAACGGCTACTTTCAGGCGCTGGAATGGGCCTCAGGCAGTCGTTTGCTGGCAAATTGGTGGAGTGTCGGCGAACGCGGAAAGGTCTATGGCTTCTATGTCTTTGCCGCAGGCTGCGCTTCGATACTGTCTTACGTGACGTCCATCGTGGTGCTCGATGTCTTTCATCTCGACTGGCGCTGGATATTTCGCATTCCCGTTCTTCTGATGCTGGCCGGCGGCATCTTCTTCTATCTGGTTGCACGCGAACGGCCGGAAGACATGGACTTCAAGCCCCTGGATACCGGCGTTGCCAATGAAGACGACAAGGGGAATGCCATCCTGGATGATCAAACGGAATCATCATGGACCCGATACCAGGCCGTGCTCAAAAACTGGCGTCTGGACATTGCCGCCCTTGCGCTTGGTTTTCAAAACGCAGCGCGATACGGCTTGATCGTTTGGGTCCCTGTCCATTTTTTCGGATCGAACTGGGCCAAGGCGCCGGACGCATTCATCAACCCGAAATGGATCAGTGTCGCGCTTCCTGTCGGGATGGCCATTGGCGCCTTGAGCAACGGCTGGATCTCGGATAAGTTGTTCGGCTCGAAGCGATACAAGGCGATCATGCTCTATATGGTATTGGGCGCGGCGACGAGCATGTGGATGTTTACGATTCCAGGCCATTCGATCATCGGTGTTGCCGCCCTGTTTCTCTGCGGATTTTTTGTGTACGGCCCGGCGTCATCGTTCTGGGCCTTGTGCCCGGACCTGGTCGGTTCGCGTCGTGCCGGCACCGCCACCGGCATCATGAATTTCTCATCGTATCTGTTTGCCGGCCTCGCTGAACCGCTCATCGGACGCATTCTGGATACGTCTGGGAACACGGCGCTCGTCTTCCCCATCGTTGCCGTGATCTGTGCAATCAGCGCACTGGTCGCCTTGTTTATCAGGCGCTGA
- a CDS encoding AzlC family ABC transporter permease, with amino-acid sequence MKSAFIRILPVGLALSPIGFLFGVLAAQMNWSTMDVLLLSTIGFTGSGQFAFLSFTQQGIQTIGLFVVFVVILSMNLRYIPMSLSASQPLDTSPFGKFVLSHCLADESYATEKKDDDLKSRAVIRISLFLFWVLSTVAGCALAVFLPQSIGNELAGLTFPVNAILFALSLMNVLSYIRNDIVQAARWTITSVLGPVISLAVAFILIKTIGERYFWIPSIVACYFILSRTKRSTGK; translated from the coding sequence ATGAAATCTGCCTTCATCCGCATCTTGCCGGTCGGGCTTGCGCTATCGCCCATCGGTTTTTTGTTTGGCGTACTGGCTGCGCAAATGAACTGGAGCACGATGGACGTGCTTTTACTCAGCACCATCGGTTTCACCGGCAGCGGCCAGTTCGCCTTTCTCTCGTTCACCCAGCAGGGAATCCAGACCATCGGGTTATTCGTCGTCTTCGTGGTGATCCTCAGCATGAATTTACGCTATATCCCGATGTCCCTTTCGGCGTCGCAACCTCTCGATACCTCCCCCTTTGGCAAGTTCGTCCTGTCCCACTGCCTCGCCGATGAATCTTATGCGACAGAAAAGAAGGACGACGATCTCAAATCCCGAGCAGTCATTCGCATCAGCCTTTTCCTGTTCTGGGTGCTGTCCACCGTCGCTGGTTGCGCGCTCGCCGTTTTCTTGCCGCAATCGATCGGCAACGAACTGGCAGGGTTGACGTTTCCCGTCAACGCGATTCTGTTTGCGCTCAGCCTGATGAATGTGCTCTCTTATATCAGGAACGACATCGTTCAGGCAGCCCGCTGGACGATCACATCCGTCCTGGGGCCGGTCATATCGCTCGCCGTCGCTTTCATTCTCATCAAAACTATTGGCGAACGGTATTTCTGGATACCCAGCATCGTGGCATGTTATTTCATCCTGAGTCGCACCAAAAGGAGCACAGGCAAATGA
- a CDS encoding aspartate aminotransferase family protein, whose protein sequence is MIQLEQLFKQDRSHFMHPSTHARDHASGALPGKIVTGAKGIRIEDHQGKSYIDAFAGLYCVNIGYGRTEVADAIYQQAKKLAYYHTYAGHATDTIIELSSRIIDWSPAGMKKVYYGMSGSDANETQIKIVWYYNNVLGRRNKKKIISRHRGYHGSGIMTGSLTGLPGFHQHFDLPIDCVKHTICPHWYRQAPAGMSETQFAAYCAEELEKLIAREGADTIAAFIAEPMMGTGGIITPPQGYWAAIQPVLKRHDILLISDEVVCGFGRLGSKMGAQHYGIQPDLITAAKGMTSAYAPLSAVIIGERVWDVIEKGSQEYGAMGHGWTYSGHPICAAAALANLDILERENIMQNAGEVGSYLNAQLHAAFDQHPLVGEVRGAGMLAALEFMAEGDKPFDAALKVGPQVAAAALERGVIARAMPHGDILGFAPPLITTRAEVDEIIGIVRQAVDEVANRVVTVAGRGIA, encoded by the coding sequence ATGATCCAACTCGAGCAACTGTTCAAGCAAGACCGCAGCCACTTCATGCACCCGTCCACGCACGCGCGCGACCACGCAAGCGGCGCGCTGCCGGGCAAGATCGTGACGGGCGCAAAGGGCATTCGCATCGAAGACCATCAGGGCAAGAGCTACATCGATGCGTTCGCGGGACTCTATTGCGTCAACATCGGCTATGGCCGCACCGAAGTGGCCGACGCCATCTACCAGCAGGCAAAGAAACTGGCGTACTACCACACCTATGCGGGACATGCGACCGACACCATCATCGAGCTATCGTCGCGCATCATCGACTGGTCGCCGGCGGGCATGAAGAAGGTGTATTACGGCATGTCGGGGTCGGACGCCAACGAGACGCAGATCAAGATCGTCTGGTACTACAACAACGTGCTCGGACGCCGGAACAAGAAAAAGATCATCTCGCGGCACCGCGGCTACCACGGCTCCGGCATCATGACCGGCAGTTTGACCGGCCTGCCGGGCTTCCACCAGCACTTCGACTTGCCGATCGATTGCGTCAAGCACACGATCTGCCCGCACTGGTACCGCCAGGCGCCTGCCGGCATGAGCGAAACGCAGTTCGCCGCGTATTGCGCCGAGGAGTTGGAAAAGCTGATCGCGCGCGAGGGCGCCGACACCATCGCCGCCTTCATCGCCGAGCCGATGATGGGCACGGGCGGCATCATCACACCGCCGCAAGGCTACTGGGCGGCGATTCAACCAGTGTTGAAGCGGCACGACATCCTGCTGATTTCCGACGAGGTGGTGTGCGGCTTCGGGCGTCTGGGCTCGAAGATGGGCGCGCAGCACTACGGCATACAGCCAGACCTGATCACCGCGGCAAAGGGCATGACGAGCGCCTATGCGCCGCTCTCAGCCGTGATCATCGGCGAGCGGGTGTGGGACGTGATCGAGAAAGGCTCGCAGGAATACGGCGCGATGGGCCACGGCTGGACCTATTCCGGCCACCCGATCTGCGCGGCTGCCGCGCTGGCCAACCTCGACATACTCGAACGCGAAAACATCATGCAGAACGCCGGGGAGGTGGGCAGCTACCTGAACGCGCAACTGCACGCCGCATTCGACCAGCACCCGTTGGTCGGTGAAGTGCGCGGCGCAGGCATGCTGGCGGCGCTGGAGTTCATGGCCGAAGGCGACAAGCCCTTCGACGCTGCGCTGAAGGTCGGGCCGCAGGTCGCGGCGGCGGCGCTCGAACGCGGCGTGATCGCGCGCGCCATGCCGCACGGCGACATCCTCGGCTTCGCACCGCCGCTCATCACGACCCGCGCCGAAGTGGACGAGATCATCGGCATCGTGCGCCAGGCCGTCGATGAAGTGGCCAACCGGGTGGTCACGGTTGCCGGCCGAGGTATCGCATAG
- the hppD gene encoding 4-hydroxyphenylpyruvate dioxygenase, whose amino-acid sequence MNAALPQPAATPVGAGWDNPMGTDGFEFIEFAAPDPQAMGRVFVSLGFRPVARHRHKAVTLYRQGQINFIINAEPDSFAQRFARQHGPSVCAIALRVHDAKAAYGRALDLGAWGYAGTAGPGELNIPALKGLGDSLIYLVDRWRGKNGAQPGDIGDIAFFDVDFEPLPGISAAEALNPRGHGLSYIDHLTHNVHRGRMNEWADFYQRLFNFRELRYFDIEGQLTGVKSRAMTSPCGKIRIPINEEGRERAGQIQEYLDRYKGEGIQHIAMGADNLYHSVDALRRSGVRLLDTLDTYYELVEQRIPGHGEPLQALKERKILIDGSAGKLLLQIFSENLLGPIFFEFIQRKGDDGFGNGNFKALFESMELDQMRRGVLG is encoded by the coding sequence ATGAACGCAGCATTGCCGCAACCAGCAGCCACGCCCGTCGGCGCCGGCTGGGACAATCCCATGGGCACCGATGGTTTCGAATTCATCGAATTCGCCGCACCCGACCCGCAGGCCATGGGCCGGGTGTTTGTCAGCCTGGGTTTCAGACCCGTGGCGCGCCATCGCCACAAGGCCGTCACGCTGTACCGCCAGGGCCAGATCAACTTCATCATCAACGCCGAGCCCGACAGCTTTGCCCAGCGCTTTGCACGCCAGCACGGCCCCAGTGTCTGCGCCATCGCGTTGCGCGTGCACGATGCCAAGGCCGCTTACGGGCGCGCGCTGGACCTGGGCGCCTGGGGCTATGCGGGCACGGCCGGCCCGGGCGAGTTGAACATCCCGGCGCTCAAGGGCCTGGGCGACAGCCTGATCTACCTGGTCGATCGCTGGCGCGGCAAGAACGGCGCCCAGCCCGGCGACATCGGCGACATCGCCTTTTTCGACGTCGACTTCGAGCCCCTGCCCGGCATCAGCGCCGCCGAAGCCCTGAACCCCAGGGGCCATGGCCTGAGCTATATCGACCACCTGACGCACAACGTGCACCGGGGCCGGATGAACGAATGGGCCGACTTCTACCAGCGGCTGTTCAACTTCCGCGAACTGCGCTACTTCGACATCGAAGGCCAGCTCACCGGCGTCAAGAGCCGGGCCATGACCAGCCCCTGCGGCAAGATCCGCATCCCGATCAATGAAGAGGGCCGGGAAAGAGCCGGCCAGATCCAGGAATATCTGGACAGGTACAAGGGCGAAGGCATACAGCACATCGCCATGGGCGCCGACAACCTCTACCACAGCGTAGACGCGCTGCGCCGCAGCGGCGTGCGCCTGCTCGACACGCTGGACACTTACTACGAGTTGGTGGAGCAACGCATCCCGGGCCATGGCGAGCCGCTGCAAGCCCTCAAGGAGCGCAAGATCCTGATCGACGGCAGCGCCGGCAAACTGCTGCTGCAAATCTTCAGCGAAAACCTGCTCGGCCCGATCTTCTTCGAGTTCATACAGCGCAAGGGCGACGACGGCTTTGGCAACGGCAACTTCAAAGCGCTGTTCGAGAGCATGGAACTCGACCAGATGCGCCGTGGCGTGCTCGGCTAG
- a CDS encoding HU family DNA-binding protein, with translation MVHGDKVTLVGFGILEAILAKPRTGRHPRTGQKVDIGEKCPRSSPHRSPPLPVNNARPLKKLCEARSRCQFSLYTGPAP, from the coding sequence GTGGTGCACGGCGACAAGGTGACGCTGGTCGGGTTTGGCATCCTCGAGGCAATCCTTGCGAAGCCTCGCACCGGCCGCCACCCGCGCACCGGGCAAAAGGTGGACATCGGTGAAAAGTGCCCCCGAAGTTCACCCCACAGATCACCGCCGTTGCCGGTGAACAACGCCCGACCCCTAAAAAAACTTTGCGAGGCGAGGTCAAGGTGCCAATTTTCCCTGTATACTGGCCCTGCACCGTAA
- a CDS encoding LysR substrate-binding domain-containing protein, protein MYQYHKWIRSFHAVAKTHSFTAAASYLRIGQPTISEQVKALEDRFAVELLHRSGRHVALTDAGRRLYEITEGIFGQEDEAVQLLQSLHSQKTGLLRIGAVSPPVVMNLTYDLMRKHPGIEFAISINPEKETLFRLYDFRIDIAILAYVDPDKRLHVAPYRTYPIVAVVRDDHAWASKASIPLTQIRHEAVIMRESGSKTRELLEHACGKQGIPIHCVMELNSREAIMHAIAEGLGIGFVSAIEYTAIPGTKAIRLRDAEVKISYYMCTLAVRKNRPLIKSVLEAESEPGRKKTV, encoded by the coding sequence ATGTACCAGTACCATAAGTGGATACGGTCGTTTCACGCCGTCGCAAAAACACACAGTTTTACTGCTGCGGCGTCTTATCTGCGCATCGGCCAGCCAACCATCAGTGAACAGGTCAAGGCATTGGAAGACCGCTTTGCGGTGGAGTTGTTGCATCGCAGCGGCCGCCATGTCGCATTGACCGATGCCGGGCGGCGCTTGTATGAAATCACGGAAGGGATTTTTGGCCAGGAAGATGAGGCAGTGCAATTGCTGCAAAGCCTGCACTCGCAAAAAACCGGCCTGTTGCGCATCGGCGCTGTTTCTCCGCCGGTGGTGATGAACCTGACTTACGACCTGATGCGCAAACATCCCGGCATCGAGTTCGCGATCTCGATCAACCCGGAAAAGGAAACGCTTTTTCGGCTCTATGACTTCAGGATCGACATCGCCATTTTGGCCTACGTCGACCCCGACAAACGCCTGCATGTCGCGCCTTATCGCACCTATCCCATCGTCGCCGTGGTCCGGGACGACCATGCCTGGGCGAGCAAAGCCTCCATCCCCTTGACACAGATCCGGCATGAAGCGGTCATCATGCGCGAGTCCGGCTCCAAGACCCGCGAGTTGCTGGAACATGCCTGTGGCAAGCAAGGCATACCGATCCATTGCGTCATGGAACTCAACAGCCGGGAAGCCATCATGCACGCCATTGCAGAGGGCCTTGGCATAGGCTTCGTATCGGCGATTGAGTACACGGCGATACCGGGAACGAAAGCGATCCGGCTGCGGGACGCGGAGGTGAAGATCAGTTATTACATGTGCACTCTTGCGGTACGAAAGAACCGCCCCTTGATCAAAAGTGTGCTTGAGGCGGAAAGCGAACCCGGTCGCAAGAAAACTGTCTGA
- a CDS encoding GNAT family N-acetyltransferase — protein MTDSKDTFREPAPIMAPIRALDPSHRERIAGHLLRLEPADRYLRFGYAASDEQVRRYVEQLDFERDEIFGIYDHRLELIAMAHLAFSGQPEHLHCAEFGVSVLPSARGRGLGTQLFGRAVMHARNEGVRMVFIHALSDNQAMLKIARNAGASVRRDGAQSEAYLQIPPASLDTRMAEIVEQQFAEFDYQYKTQAKQFSDFLARLQEMRSDLRHAGMDER, from the coding sequence ATGACCGACAGCAAAGACACCTTCCGGGAGCCAGCGCCCATCATGGCTCCGATCCGCGCCCTGGATCCCTCGCACCGCGAGCGGATCGCCGGGCATCTGCTACGGCTCGAACCTGCGGACCGTTATCTGCGCTTTGGCTACGCGGCCAGCGACGAGCAGGTGCGCCGCTATGTCGAGCAGCTCGATTTCGAGCGCGACGAGATCTTCGGCATCTACGACCACCGCCTGGAATTGATCGCCATGGCCCACCTGGCTTTTTCCGGGCAGCCTGAGCATCTGCATTGCGCGGAGTTCGGCGTTTCGGTGCTCCCGTCGGCCCGTGGCCGTGGCCTGGGCACGCAGTTGTTCGGGCGGGCCGTGATGCACGCGCGCAATGAGGGCGTGCGCATGGTGTTCATCCATGCGTTGTCGGACAACCAGGCCATGCTCAAGATTGCGCGCAACGCGGGCGCCAGCGTGCGCCGCGATGGCGCGCAGTCCGAGGCCTATCTGCAGATCCCGCCGGCGAGCCTGGACACGCGCATGGCCGAAATCGTCGAGCAGCAGTTTGCCGAGTTCGACTACCAGTACAAAACGCAGGCCAAGCAGTTTTCCGACTTTTTGGCCCGCCTGCAGGAAATGCGCAGCGACCTGCGACACGCAGGTATGGACGAACGGTAA
- the psrA gene encoding iron-containing alcohol dehydrogenase PsrA, translating into MTQRFFNPVATHFGPGSLAELPHIVGAAKVVVVSFPEARALGLIRKLEQLLGNRLAYVIEEVRPNPDVAQLAGLYQRFWQDERACDTVVALGGGSAIDTAKALSVGAGEFEELLALLEDGKPFTPHRLKTLIAIPTTAGTGSEVTPWATIWDATKHKKYSLHLDCTWPKAAIVDPDLMSSLPRNITISTGLDALSHALESIWNVNANPVSDVFAISAAKDIMHCLPLLARDLGNQSLRSAMALAAMKAGLAFSNTKTALAHSISYEMTLRHGLPHGIACSFTLPLVLKMAWGVTPERDAVLQKVFGSDCQAAVGRLRNFLHQLDVKTGFSDHGVSPPEALAMVQAAMQGARGKNFIGAQTIAALP; encoded by the coding sequence ATGACGCAGCGATTCTTTAATCCTGTCGCAACGCATTTCGGTCCGGGCAGCCTGGCAGAACTCCCGCACATCGTTGGTGCTGCCAAGGTGGTGGTGGTGAGTTTTCCCGAAGCGCGTGCCTTGGGTCTGATCCGGAAACTGGAGCAGTTGCTGGGCAATCGACTGGCTTACGTCATCGAGGAGGTGCGTCCGAACCCGGATGTTGCGCAGTTGGCCGGCCTGTACCAGCGCTTCTGGCAAGACGAGCGCGCCTGCGATACCGTGGTGGCCTTGGGCGGCGGCAGTGCCATCGACACCGCCAAGGCTTTGAGCGTTGGAGCCGGAGAGTTCGAAGAACTACTGGCCTTGCTCGAAGACGGCAAGCCCTTTACGCCCCACCGGCTCAAGACGCTCATTGCCATTCCGACGACTGCCGGCACTGGCAGCGAAGTAACGCCCTGGGCCACCATCTGGGACGCGACGAAACACAAAAAATATTCCTTGCATCTGGACTGCACCTGGCCCAAGGCAGCGATTGTCGACCCTGATCTGATGTCGAGTCTGCCGCGGAACATCACCATTTCGACCGGGCTGGATGCGCTGTCGCACGCGCTGGAATCGATCTGGAACGTCAATGCCAATCCGGTCTCCGATGTGTTTGCCATTTCAGCGGCCAAGGACATCATGCATTGCCTGCCCCTGCTGGCCAGGGATCTCGGCAACCAGAGCTTGCGCTCTGCCATGGCGCTGGCAGCGATGAAGGCCGGCCTGGCATTTTCCAATACCAAAACCGCCCTGGCGCATTCCATCTCTTACGAGATGACCCTGCGCCACGGGCTGCCGCATGGCATCGCCTGTTCGTTCACGCTGCCGCTGGTGCTGAAGATGGCATGGGGGGTGACGCCTGAGCGGGATGCGGTATTGCAAAAGGTCTTCGGCAGCGACTGTCAAGCCGCAGTCGGACGTCTGCGCAATTTCTTGCACCAGTTGGACGTGAAAACCGGGTTTTCCGATCATGGCGTTTCCCCGCCTGAAGCGCTGGCAATGGTGCAAGCCGCAATGCAGGGCGCGCGCGGGAAAAATTTCATCGGCGCCCAAACGATCGCTGCCTTGCCATGA
- a CDS encoding AzlD domain-containing protein has translation MNQEALIGAALLFLISIAVRIVPAFTRIRLSEQRSEEIKTILPIAVLINLMLYCVVSEASHHQSAALIGFGVLAVLVLLRRVNLLLMVALASAAYLFVR, from the coding sequence ATGAACCAAGAAGCCTTGATTGGCGCCGCGCTGCTCTTCCTGATAAGCATCGCAGTCCGCATTGTTCCTGCCTTCACCAGAATCAGGCTTTCCGAGCAGCGAAGCGAAGAGATCAAGACCATCCTGCCGATTGCGGTTTTGATCAATCTCATGCTCTATTGTGTGGTCAGCGAAGCCAGCCACCATCAGAGCGCAGCACTGATCGGCTTCGGCGTTCTTGCGGTGCTTGTCTTGCTCAGGCGCGTGAACCTGTTGCTCATGGTGGCACTGGCCTCAGCCGCCTATCTATTCGTGCGCTAG